TGGCAGGTATTCAGTTCTGCTCCTCTGCCTTCAGACAGACTGGTGCAACCCGGGAAGCTGAACTTCATGATGCTGAGTGCCGAACGCAAGGCAGTCCGTAATGACGGCATCGTCTTCAACAAGCTCCGCTACTGGCATCCTGCCTTGATCGACCTGATCGGCAAGCCGGTGATCTTCCGCTACGATCTGGCTGATGCGAGATGGATACTGGTCTATGATACCAAAGACGTATTCATCTGCCAAGCAGAATTGCGGCAGACTCAGCATCCCTTCATCAAGCTGGCGATGGATCAGCCCATGGCACATAAAGCTCTCAAGCAAGAATACACCTATATCAAGAAGCTGCAGCGAAACACTGAACAACGCTCCAAGATCTTCGTGAGAAAGAACCAGGAGACGGTCGATGCCCTGCTTGATCCTTATCAGCGGTTAATAGCTGCCAGTGCGAATCCCACCTTTATCCAACCGCCTGCCCTTGAAGCACCTGAGCCGGGTCCGGAGCAGTTCATCGCTAACCTGGAGCATCAGGTAACCCAGCTTCTGGAGGATAAACCGGAACCTGAAGTGCCAGTTCAAGATATTAAAGAGATAACTGATATACCAGATAACGAGGATCAACCCTTCGATTCCGGTATCGCCCTCAACGACAGTTTCAAAGAGATGTGCGACTTCATCGGCATCAAACAAGCAGTAAGGAGATAAGATGAAACAAGGTCAACTGATCAAAACCAGCAACGTCCTCAAAGCCGATGCCACGATCAAGTTC
The sequence above is a segment of the Candidatus Cloacimonadaceae bacterium genome. Coding sequences within it:
- a CDS encoding Mu transposase C-terminal domain-containing protein, with translation FFKTFQEQFERFISSFRGSCIDNKPAPLMRNEKWAQKLYKSVPPTIEEAMQMIGFYVRYVYGETPHGGLGGKTPWQVFSSAPLPSDRLVQPGKLNFMMLSAERKAVRNDGIVFNKLRYWHPALIDLIGKPVIFRYDLADARWILVYDTKDVFICQAELRQTQHPFIKLAMDQPMAHKALKQEYTYIKKLQRNTEQRSKIFVRKNQETVDALLDPYQRLIAASANPTFIQPPALEAPEPGPEQFIANLEHQVTQLLEDKPEPEVPVQDIKEITDIPDNEDQPFDSGIALNDSFKEMCDFIGIKQAVRR